A section of the Elusimicrobiota bacterium genome encodes:
- a CDS encoding amidohydrolase family protein encodes MSRTLSLPPLRDRHSHVSIYAALGDCPSILGLPQDEALLLLRGLPRDGLSIVVGWYSARVTFTPEELASLPPVVIVNYSLHGMLLSDRAKDRLRRSDPELVERHADPRWCELNLAAVLSLYGRLAGLDPEKLAAFMERLAGLGVGLAEDMLILDERSLDVIRASPWGKDLPCWADPGAFQGFSPRARQAVAGFKLFLDGALALHTAALSEPYLQGGLGTLLHSDEALQERLAGLARLGKPVAIHAIGGRAIEQALAALERLDRDGLRLPSVRLEHVQFIIEAQARRAKELGLALCMQPNFSVESRDYADRLPPALLRSLNPFRMLIDRMGFVPGRDLLLGSDGMPHGVEAAWQWGLFPLHESQRLTSDELAQGYGPAVPGGRTVRLLVDEERRLVRKA; translated from the coding sequence GTGAGCCGAACCCTCTCACTGCCCCCGCTGCGCGACCGCCATTCCCATGTCTCCATCTACGCGGCGCTGGGTGACTGTCCCAGCATCCTCGGCCTGCCGCAGGACGAGGCCTTGCTCCTGCTGCGCGGCCTGCCGCGGGATGGGCTCTCGATCGTGGTCGGCTGGTACAGCGCCCGCGTGACCTTCACCCCCGAGGAGCTCGCCTCCCTGCCGCCAGTCGTGATCGTCAACTACAGCCTGCACGGCATGCTCCTTTCCGACCGGGCGAAAGACCGCCTGCGGCGGAGCGACCCGGAGCTTGTGGAGAGGCATGCGGACCCGCGGTGGTGCGAGCTCAACCTGGCCGCGGTCCTCTCCCTTTACGGCCGCCTGGCCGGGCTCGACCCGGAGAAGCTGGCCGCCTTCATGGAGCGCCTCGCCGGCCTGGGCGTGGGTCTGGCCGAGGACATGCTCATCCTCGATGAGCGCTCCCTGGACGTCATCCGGGCCTCCCCCTGGGGCAAGGACCTGCCTTGCTGGGCCGATCCGGGCGCGTTCCAGGGCTTCAGCCCGCGGGCCCGGCAGGCCGTGGCAGGCTTCAAGCTCTTCTTGGACGGCGCCTTGGCGCTGCATACCGCGGCGCTCAGCGAGCCCTACTTGCAGGGGGGGCTCGGGACGCTGCTTCATTCCGACGAGGCGCTCCAGGAGCGGCTGGCCGGCCTCGCGCGCTTGGGCAAGCCGGTCGCCATCCACGCCATCGGCGGACGGGCCATCGAGCAGGCGCTCGCCGCCTTGGAGCGGCTCGACCGGGACGGCCTGCGCTTGCCGTCCGTGCGGCTGGAGCATGTGCAGTTCATCATCGAAGCTCAGGCCCGCAGGGCCAAGGAGCTCGGGTTGGCGCTGTGCATGCAGCCGAACTTCAGCGTGGAGAGCCGGGACTACGCGGACCGCCTGCCGCCCGCGCTTTTGCGCAGTCTCAATCCCTTCCGCATGCTCATAGACCGCATGGGGTTCGTCCCTGGGCGCGACCTCCTGCTCGGCTCGGACGGGATGCCGCACGGCGTCGAAGCCGCCTGGCAATGGGGGCTGTTCCCTCTTCACGAAAGCCAGCGGCTGACTTCCGATGAACTCGCGCAGGGCTATGGGCCGGCTGTGCCGGGCGGCAGGACGGTCCGGCTCCTGGTCGATGAGGAGCGCCGGCTGGTCAGGAAGGCGTAA
- a CDS encoding methyltransferase domain-containing protein — protein MTQAAKILELGCGANKTPGAVGVDRVAGPGVDVVHDLRRLPWPFPDSSFDELRLSHVLEHLDDVLGAMEEIHRIARPDAQVLIWTPHYSSMNSWTDPTHCVHMGLHPMDLFTKDARYDYTSARFAVLEKRITFGLGLLCLPGKLINAWSPDAFEKYFAFMFPARDLFFRLQVLK, from the coding sequence ATGACTCAGGCCGCCAAGATCCTGGAGCTGGGCTGCGGCGCCAACAAGACGCCCGGCGCCGTGGGCGTAGACCGCGTGGCCGGCCCGGGCGTGGACGTGGTCCACGATCTCAGGCGCCTGCCCTGGCCCTTCCCGGACAGCTCATTCGACGAGCTCCGGCTCTCCCACGTCCTAGAGCACCTCGACGATGTCCTGGGCGCCATGGAGGAGATCCACCGCATCGCCCGCCCGGACGCCCAGGTCCTCATCTGGACCCCCCATTACTCGTCCATGAACTCCTGGACCGACCCCACGCACTGCGTGCACATGGGCCTTCATCCCATGGACCTGTTCACCAAGGACGCGCGCTACGATTACACGAGCGCGCGCTTCGCCGTCCTGGAGAAACGCATCACCTTCGGCCTGGGGCTGCTGTGCCTGCCCGGCAAGCTCATCAACGCCTGGTCCCCGGACGCCTTCGAGAAGTACTTCGCCTTCATGTTCCCGGCCCGGGACCTGTTCTTCCGGCTGCAGGTCCTCAAGTAG
- a CDS encoding response regulator, protein MSRERDVLVVDDEPVVGQAVAKICAAEGLTVDVAARGAAGLERLRQRSYRLVVCDIMMADLDGFAFLAEAARRGLRTPVVMVTGYSTVDNAVRSLAAGAIDFLPKPFTEDELTSVVRRGLKYSKLQKTGWAPCPSGYFRLGTISWLKTEPEGSVLIGAGDAFLKTLEGVSAVELAPAGGEVIQGAPCAAFVSEGGARHGLLCPASGRVVERNERLAADPAAVEKDPYFAGWLYRVLPADLEYDLKSLSSCSPERL, encoded by the coding sequence ATGAGCCGGGAGCGCGACGTGCTGGTCGTCGACGACGAGCCCGTGGTCGGACAGGCGGTCGCCAAGATCTGCGCGGCCGAGGGTCTGACCGTGGACGTCGCGGCCCGCGGGGCGGCGGGCCTGGAGCGCCTGCGGCAGCGCTCCTACCGCCTCGTCGTCTGCGACATCATGATGGCGGACCTCGACGGGTTCGCCTTCCTCGCCGAAGCGGCGCGGCGGGGGCTGCGCACCCCCGTGGTCATGGTCACGGGGTATTCCACGGTGGACAACGCCGTGCGCTCCCTGGCGGCGGGCGCCATCGACTTCCTTCCCAAGCCTTTCACCGAAGACGAGCTGACGTCGGTGGTCCGGCGCGGACTGAAATATAGTAAGCTTCAAAAAACGGGCTGGGCGCCGTGCCCGTCGGGATATTTCCGCCTGGGCACCATCAGCTGGCTCAAGACCGAGCCGGAGGGCAGCGTCCTGATAGGCGCGGGAGATGCTTTCTTGAAGACCCTGGAGGGAGTGAGCGCGGTGGAGCTGGCGCCGGCCGGCGGCGAAGTCATCCAGGGCGCCCCCTGCGCCGCGTTCGTCTCCGAGGGCGGCGCGCGCCACGGCCTGCTCTGCCCGGCCAGCGGCAGGGTCGTGGAGCGCAACGAGCGTCTGGCCGCGGACCCTGCGGCGGTGGAGAAGGACCCGTACTTCGCGGGCTGGCTCTACCGCGTCCTGCCCGCGGACCTGGAGTACGACCTCAAGAGCCTGAGCTCGTGCAGTCCGGAGCGACTATGA
- the rsgA gene encoding ribosome small subunit-dependent GTPase A translates to MASRHIDLARLGWNEWFKKRAKCEPADTIARVAAVDRDLLLLMNQTGAFRAKLAGSYLYRHHLSQELPCVGDWVCVEKHPADDFGLVHMLLERRTALRRKSAGASVGYQMIAANIDHVIIVQSCHYDFNLKRLERYLVMVRDGGADPYVLLTKTDLVEPQVLASQLAELRAAGVTAPALTLSNVTREGIDELKRTLLPSKTYCFVGSSGVGKSTLINRLIGQEKLQTKGVSGTGEGRHTTVRRELIILESGAMVIDNPGMREFGILGAESGIDGSFPDIIGFASGCRYRNCSHTGEPGCAVLEAIDSGALSQEHYDNYIKLREESEFHQMSYVEKRRKDRDFGRYIKSAKKDLKNQ, encoded by the coding sequence ATGGCAAGCCGACACATTGATCTGGCCCGACTGGGCTGGAATGAGTGGTTCAAAAAAAGGGCGAAATGCGAGCCTGCGGATACTATCGCTCGGGTTGCTGCGGTCGATCGCGACTTGTTGTTGCTCATGAATCAAACCGGGGCCTTCCGGGCAAAATTGGCAGGCAGTTATCTATACCGACACCACCTGTCGCAGGAACTCCCGTGTGTCGGTGACTGGGTGTGTGTAGAAAAACACCCGGCTGACGATTTCGGGTTGGTCCATATGCTCCTGGAGCGAAGGACTGCTCTGCGCAGAAAGTCAGCGGGAGCCTCAGTCGGATATCAGATGATCGCGGCTAACATAGATCACGTGATCATCGTTCAGTCATGCCACTATGACTTCAACCTCAAGCGACTAGAGCGCTATCTCGTCATGGTGAGAGATGGCGGGGCAGATCCCTATGTCCTACTCACCAAAACGGACTTGGTCGAGCCCCAAGTCCTAGCATCCCAGCTAGCGGAGCTCCGCGCCGCGGGTGTCACGGCGCCGGCGCTGACCCTGAGCAACGTCACGCGAGAGGGCATTGACGAGCTCAAACGGACGCTGCTCCCCTCGAAGACGTATTGCTTTGTCGGATCATCCGGGGTCGGCAAGAGCACTCTCATCAACCGACTCATCGGCCAAGAAAAGCTCCAGACAAAAGGCGTCAGCGGAACGGGCGAGGGAAGGCATACCACCGTCCGCCGGGAATTGATCATCCTCGAGAGTGGCGCCATGGTCATCGACAACCCCGGCATGCGTGAGTTCGGGATCCTGGGGGCCGAAAGCGGGATAGACGGCAGCTTCCCCGACATCATCGGGTTCGCCTCTGGTTGCCGCTACAGGAATTGCAGTCATACAGGCGAGCCCGGCTGCGCTGTACTTGAAGCGATAGATTCAGGCGCTCTTAGCCAAGAGCACTATGACAATTACATCAAGCTCAGGGAAGAGTCCGAGTTCCATCAAATGTCATATGTCGAGAAGAGAAGGAAAGATCGTGACTTTGGAAGATACATCAAGTCCGCCAAGAAGGATCTCAAAAATCAGTAG
- a CDS encoding glycosyltransferase family 4 protein, with translation MATLPGLSVWMISAGFHPYVGGAEKQALELSVALLARGVRVRVLTRRLPGLAAYEEVRGVPVERLWCAGGGFLNALTFMASLWLRLWTGAREYSAVHVHLAGSPALPAALAGRLLGKRVIIKLGGGRGIGELATSDRTVGGRLKLRLLSWLKPQFAAVTEGLAQECAQFLGPVPVQVQPNGVDTARYRPVSADEKRALRRKLGWPEGLGFLYVGRLAPEKQLGRFLSAWCRAAADRPGFAALVGDGLEGEELRTLARASPLAGRIFVLASMERIAEAYAAADVFVLPSVSEGLSNALLEAMASGLAVLGSRVGGTAEAVEEGKTGLLFAPQDADELADKLGRFLAEPGLAGRLGAAAREKAARDFSLERVAESYEKLYSR, from the coding sequence GTGGCCACCCTGCCCGGTCTGTCGGTCTGGATGATCAGCGCCGGCTTCCATCCCTATGTGGGGGGGGCGGAGAAGCAGGCCCTGGAGCTCTCGGTCGCCTTGCTCGCTCGCGGCGTCCGGGTCCGGGTCCTGACCCGGCGGCTGCCCGGCCTGGCCGCCTACGAGGAGGTCCGTGGCGTCCCGGTGGAGCGCCTCTGGTGCGCCGGGGGAGGCTTCCTCAACGCGCTGACCTTCATGGCGTCCCTCTGGCTCCGGCTCTGGACCGGGGCCCGCGAGTATTCCGCCGTGCACGTCCACCTCGCCGGCTCCCCGGCTCTGCCCGCGGCGTTGGCCGGCCGTCTTTTGGGCAAGCGCGTCATCATCAAGCTCGGCGGCGGCCGCGGCATCGGCGAGCTCGCCACCTCGGACAGGACGGTCGGGGGGCGCTTGAAGCTGCGCCTGCTCTCCTGGCTCAAGCCGCAGTTCGCGGCTGTGACCGAGGGCTTGGCCCAGGAATGCGCGCAGTTCCTCGGGCCGGTGCCGGTCCAGGTCCAGCCCAACGGCGTGGACACGGCCCGCTACCGTCCGGTCTCGGCCGATGAGAAGCGGGCTCTGCGGCGCAAGCTGGGCTGGCCCGAAGGCCTGGGCTTCCTCTATGTGGGCAGGCTCGCGCCGGAGAAGCAGTTGGGCCGGTTCCTGTCGGCTTGGTGCCGAGCCGCGGCGGACCGGCCGGGCTTCGCGGCGCTGGTGGGAGACGGGCTCGAAGGCGAAGAGCTTCGGACGCTCGCGCGGGCCAGCCCGCTGGCGGGGCGCATCTTCGTGCTTGCCTCCATGGAGCGGATCGCGGAGGCTTACGCGGCCGCGGACGTCTTCGTCCTCCCCTCCGTCTCCGAGGGGCTTTCCAACGCCCTCCTGGAGGCCATGGCCTCGGGGCTGGCCGTGCTGGGCAGCCGGGTGGGGGGGACGGCCGAGGCGGTCGAGGAAGGCAAGACCGGGCTGCTCTTCGCTCCCCAGGACGCTGACGAGCTGGCCGACAAGCTCGGGAGGTTCCTCGCCGAGCCGGGCCTGGCGGGACGCCTGGGCGCGGCCGCCCGGGAGAAAGCGGCCCGGGACTTCTCATTGGAGCGGGTCGCCGAGAGCTACGAGAAGCTCTATTCCCGATGA
- a CDS encoding formylglycine-generating enzyme family protein — protein sequence MTIPGGSFIMGSNQWANMKFFPSTTPRHKVTIKAFQMAKSTVTNKQYRACVQAGVCTPPHILLSKIIPEEGLSLYYDDRSYFEGDDQPVVGIDWNQAKTFSEWVGGRLPSEAEWEYAARSAGKEWKFPWGDAGATCRTAVMEGCVGRGTKPVCSTPAGNTTQGLCDMAGNVVQWVQDLYHQSYAGQPTDGTAWEFSEGPNQNDRVIRGSSWHSEVYLSGHRFLGDPADQGPALGFRPARSP from the coding sequence GTGACCATCCCAGGCGGGAGCTTCATCATGGGCTCGAATCAATGGGCCAATATGAAATTTTTCCCAAGCACTACACCTCGGCACAAAGTGACGATCAAGGCCTTTCAAATGGCGAAGTCCACAGTAACCAACAAACAGTACCGCGCGTGCGTCCAGGCTGGCGTCTGCACTCCGCCACATATCTTGCTCAGCAAAATCATCCCAGAGGAGGGCTTAAGCCTCTATTACGACGATCGATCCTACTTTGAGGGCGATGATCAGCCAGTAGTTGGCATCGACTGGAACCAAGCCAAGACCTTTTCGGAATGGGTCGGCGGTCGGCTTCCCAGCGAGGCTGAGTGGGAATACGCCGCGCGCAGCGCCGGCAAGGAATGGAAGTTCCCCTGGGGCGATGCGGGGGCGACTTGCAGGACAGCTGTCATGGAGGGTTGTGTTGGCAGAGGGACAAAGCCCGTCTGTTCAACGCCAGCGGGAAACACTACCCAGGGACTCTGCGACATGGCAGGGAATGTCGTCCAGTGGGTGCAGGATCTATACCATCAATCCTACGCGGGACAGCCGACCGATGGGACAGCATGGGAGTTTTCAGAAGGCCCGAATCAGAACGACCGTGTTATTCGTGGAAGTTCGTGGCATTCGGAAGTCTATCTTTCCGGCCACCGTTTTCTTGGCGACCCCGCTGATCAAGGTCCTGCCCTAGGCTTCCGGCCCGCGAGGTCACCTTGA
- a CDS encoding response regulator produces MVIVFLFLSVILFVLADLAVRSAAQRLRDQRIRREREAALAVSLKLDFQREAKTLKRAEVADPAARILCVDDETVILDSFRKILVLDGYCVDTVETGQEALGLIRTHHYDFVFTDLRMPALDGVEVVKSVKHMRPDIDVVIITGYATVESAVECMKHGALDYVQKPFTEDELRAFVKKVLIRRQDRLAKQLQPQVHITHLPEPQRARAGEFSIPGGVLISRGHCWASMAQDGSVKVGLDDFAKKLIGPVDSIEFPNVGMTVKAGQPLFSLRQKGRRAQFYAPVSGQVVKVNPALSEDCEALDLTPYQRNWICVIDADNLDVEVPELRIGKSAVALYQDDLERFRKLMGELAPQGGTDEYQDGALHVGELAQLGDTQWDRVAAEFFRPN; encoded by the coding sequence ATGGTGATCGTGTTCCTGTTCCTTTCCGTCATCCTGTTCGTGCTCGCCGACCTGGCGGTGCGGTCGGCCGCCCAGAGGCTGCGCGACCAGCGCATCCGGCGCGAGCGCGAGGCGGCCCTGGCCGTGAGCCTCAAGCTCGATTTTCAGAGGGAGGCCAAGACCCTCAAGCGCGCCGAGGTCGCCGACCCAGCGGCGCGCATCCTCTGCGTGGACGATGAGACCGTGATCCTGGACAGCTTCCGCAAGATCCTGGTGCTGGACGGCTACTGCGTCGACACGGTGGAGACCGGCCAGGAGGCGCTGGGGCTCATCCGCACCCACCATTACGATTTCGTCTTCACCGACCTGCGCATGCCGGCGCTGGACGGGGTCGAGGTCGTCAAGTCCGTAAAGCACATGCGCCCGGACATCGACGTCGTCATCATCACCGGCTACGCCACCGTGGAGTCCGCGGTGGAGTGCATGAAGCACGGCGCGCTGGATTATGTGCAGAAGCCCTTCACCGAGGACGAGCTGCGGGCTTTCGTGAAGAAGGTCCTGATCCGGAGGCAGGACCGCTTGGCCAAGCAGCTGCAGCCGCAGGTCCACATCACCCACCTGCCCGAGCCTCAGCGCGCCCGCGCCGGCGAGTTCTCCATCCCGGGCGGGGTGCTGATCTCCCGCGGCCATTGCTGGGCCAGCATGGCTCAGGACGGCTCCGTGAAGGTCGGCCTGGACGATTTCGCCAAGAAGCTCATCGGCCCGGTGGACTCCATCGAGTTCCCCAACGTGGGCATGACGGTCAAAGCCGGCCAGCCGCTGTTCAGCCTCCGCCAGAAAGGCCGCCGGGCACAGTTCTACGCCCCGGTCAGCGGGCAGGTGGTCAAGGTCAACCCGGCTCTGAGCGAGGACTGCGAGGCGCTCGACCTGACGCCCTACCAGCGCAACTGGATCTGCGTCATCGACGCCGACAACCTCGACGTCGAAGTGCCCGAGCTCCGCATCGGCAAGTCGGCCGTGGCCTTGTACCAGGACGACCTGGAGCGGTTCCGCAAGCTCATGGGAGAATTGGCTCCGCAGGGCGGCACTGACGAATATCAGGATGGGGCCCTCCATGTCGGCGAGCTGGCGCAGCTTGGCGACACCCAGTGGGACCGCGTGGCGGCCGAGTTCTTCCGGCCCAACTGA